The following are encoded in a window of Castanea sativa cultivar Marrone di Chiusa Pesio chromosome 5, ASM4071231v1 genomic DNA:
- the LOC142634285 gene encoding glycerol kinase-like, whose protein sequence is MSGGEPVYVGSIDQGTSSTRFLIYDHSAHIVGSHQVEFTQFYPDAGWVEHDPMEILESVRTCIAKAMDKATADGHNVDKGLKAIGLTNQRETTLLWSKSTGYPLHNAIVWMDVRTSSICRKLEKDLPGGRTHFVETCGLPISTYFSATKLLWLMENVDAVKEAVNSGDALFGTIDTWLIWNLTGGLNGGLHVTDVSNASRTMLMNLKTLDWDQPTLKTLRIPAEILPRIVSNSEFIGKICSGWAVAGVPISGCLGDQHAAMLGQACQRGEAKSTYGTGAFILLNTGEEITQSTHGLLTTLAFKLGAEAPTNYALEGSIAIAGAAVQWLRDSLGIIHSAGEIEALASEVESTGGVYFVPAFNGLFAPWWRDDARGVCIGITRFTSKAHIARAVLESMCFQVKDVLDSMHKDAGEKGEVKNDKGEFVLRVDGGATVNNLLMQIQANLLGSPVVRPADIETTALGAAYAAGLAVGVWTEDEIFAEKAERATIFNPGLDEESRKKKLESWYKAVTRTFDLADLSL, encoded by the exons ATGTCAGGGGGAGAGCCTGTGTATGTTGGTTCAATCGACCAAGGAACCAGCAGCACCAGATTCTTAATCTATGACCACTCAGCTCACATAGTTGGGTCTCACCAGGTCGAGTTCACTCAGTTCTATCCAGATGCTGG ATGGGTGGAGCATGATCCAATGGAGATTTTGGAGAGTGTGAGGACTTGTATTGCAAAGGCAATGGACAAGGCCACTGCGGATGGCCACAACGTGGACAAAGGGCTGAAAGCTATTGGGTTGACTAACCAGAGAGAGACAACTCTGCTTTGGAGCAAATCCACTGGTTATCCCCTCCATAACGCCATTGTTTGGATGGATGTTCGTACCAGTTCTATTTGCAG AAAATTGGAGAAGGATTTGCCAGGTGGAAGAACTCATTTTGTGGAAACATGTGGTCTGCCCATCAGCACCTATTTCAGTGCAACAAAGCTTCTCTGGTTGATGGAAAATGTTGATGCTGTTAAGGAAGCGGTGAATTCAGGGGATGCTCTATTTGGAACTATAGACACTTGGTTAATCTGGAATTTAACAGGCGGGTTGAATGGAGGACTGCATGTCACTGATGTCTCAAATGCATCAAGAACAATGCTCATGAATCTTAAAACACTTGATTGGGATCAACCCACATTAAAAACTCTCAGGATTCCGGCTGAAATTCTGCCCAGAATTGTCAGTAATTCTGAGTTTATTGGAAAAATCTGCAGTGGATGGGCAGTTGCTGGTGTCCCAATTTCAGGATGTTTGGGTGACCAACATGCAGCAATGCTGGGGCAGGCTTGCCAGAGAGGCGAAGCTAAAAGCACTTACGGAACTGGTGCTTTCATACTTCTCAACACGGGTGAAGAGATAACTCAGTCAACGCATGGGCTTCTGACCACTTTAGCATTCAAGCTTGGCGCTGAAGCTCCAACAAATTATGCTCTGGAGGGATCAATTGCCATTGCTGGAGCTGCAGTTCAGTGGCTCAGAGACAGTCTTGGGATTATTCATAGTGCTGGTGAGATTGAGGCATTGGCATCAGAGGTTGAGTCCACAGGTGGGGTTTATTTCGTGCCCGCGTTTAATGGATTATTTGCTCCATGGTGGCGTGATGATGCCCGTGGAGTTTGTATTGGAATCACAAGGTTTACAAGCAAGGCTCACATTGCCCGAGCTGTGCTCGAGAGCATGTGTTTCCAAGTCAAAGATGTGTTGGATTCAATGCACAAAGATGCAGGGGAGAAGGGTGAGGTTAAGAATGACAAGGGGGAATTTGTGCTTAGGGTGGATGGTGGTGCTACTGTTAACAATCTTTTGATGCAGATACAG GCAAACTTGTTGGGAAGCCCAGTGGTGAGGCCGGCTGACATAGAAACGACTGCCCTAGGAGCAGCTTATGCTGCTGGATTAGCAGTTGGGGTGTGGACAGAAGATGAAATTTTTGCTGAAAAGGCTGAACGTGCTACCATTTTCAATCCTGGATTAGATGAGGAGTCGAGGAAAAAGAAGCTTGAGTCTTGGTACAAAGCTGTTACTAGAACTTTTGACTTGGCTGATCTTTCCCTCTGA